The Kribbella sp. HUAS MG21 genome includes the window CGAGCGGATGGGCCTGCCGCCCGGGTCGACCCGGCCGGCGCTGATCGTCAGCACCGCCGGCGCCGCCTGCCGGGTGGCGATGGAGCTGCACAAGGCCGCCCCCGACCGGCCCGTCGCCGAACTGCTCGACGAAGCGTTCCACTTACTTGCCCAAGGCATCGACACCGCCTTCGGGCCGGACAACCAGAAGAAAGGTCACTCATGACGACGACCTCGTCACCCACTCCGGATTCCGTGGGTGAGGTCACCACTACGCTCACCCCACGCCAGACCGTCCAGGCCATGTCCGGCCTGATGATGGGCATGTTCGTGGCGATCCTGGCCGGCACCGTGGTGTCGACCGCGCTGCCGCGGATCATTCACGACCTGGGCGCGAGCCAATCGTCGTACACCTGGGTCGTCACCCTCGAGCTACTCACGATGACGGCCACGGTGCCGCTGTGGGGCAAGCTCGCCGACCTCTACAACAACAAGCTGCTGGTCCAGCTGTCGCTGGGCTTCTTCGTGATCGGCTCGCTGGTCGCCGGCTTCGCCCCGAACATCGAGGTGCTGCTCGGCAGCCGGGTGCTGCAAGGGCTCGGCGCCGGCGGCCTGACCGCGCTGGTGCAGATCGTGATGGCCGCGATCATCCCGCCGCGGGAGCTCGGCCGGTACTCCGGTGTCTTCGGCGCGATCTTCGCGTCCGCGACCGTCGGCGGGCCGCTGCTCGGCGGCTTCCTCGTCGACTCGCCGCTCGGCTGGCGCGCCTGCTTCCTGGTCGGCGTACCGTTCGTGCTCGCCGCGATCGTGCTGCTGCAGCGCACGCTGAAGCTGCCGACCGTCCGGCGGGACGTGAAGATCGACTGGTGGGGCGCGTTCCTGATCATGGGCGGCGTCAGCACGCTGCTGGTCTGGTCGTCGTTCGCGGGGAGCAAGTTCGAGTGGGTCTCCGGCTGGAGCTTCGGGCTGGTCGCGGTGGCGCTGGGCGTGCTGGCGGCCGCGGTGCTGGTCGAGCGCCGGCACCCGGAGCCGATCATCCCGATGGACCTGTTCCGCAACCGCACGGTGACGCTGTCGATCATCGCGAGCGCACTGGTCGGGGTCGCGATGTTCGGCGGCTCGGTGTTCCTGGCGCAGTACTTCCAGATCGCTCAGGGGTACTCGCCGACCAAGGCCGGGCTGATGAGCCTGCCGATGATCCTCGGCATGATGATCGCGTCCACGATCGCCGGTGGGCTGATCACGAAGTACGGCCGCTGGAAGATCTACCTGGTCGTCGGCAGCGTGCTGTTGCCGATCGGGCTGGCGCTGTTCGGCACGATCGACGCGCACACCTCGAAGTACATGCTGTGGGCGTTCATGATCGTGCTCGGCGTCGGCATCGGCCTCGTCATGCAGAACCTGGTGCTCGCGGCGCAGAACGACGTACCGGCGCGGGAGCTCGGCGCGGCGACCTCGGCCGTGAGCTTCTTCCGGAGCATGGGCGGCACGATCGGCGTCAGCGTCCTCGGCGCGATCCTGGCGAACCAGGTCGCCGAGACGCTGAACCCCGGCGGCGCCTCGACCGGCGGCGGGCACGCCGTACCGAACATCGCGGAGCTGCCGCCGCAGATCCGGACCGTCGTCGAGAACGCGTACGGCGACGCGACCGCGGACCTGTTCATGATGTCGGTCCCGTTCGCGGTCCTCGCCCTGATCGCGGTCCTCTTCATCAAGGAGAAGGCCCTCCTCACCACCTCCGGAGCCGAACGCCGCGCGCAGGAGGAGCCTGACATCCTGGATGCATGATCGTCGCATTCAGCATCAGCCCGTCGGCCGGTGACGAGACCGGAGGCGTGAGCGAGGCGGTGGCCGAGGCCGTCCGCGTCGTCCGCGCCTCCGGTCTTCCCAACGAGACCAACGCGATGTTCACGAACATCGAAGGTGAGTGGGACGAGGTGATGGCGGTGGTGAAGCAGGCGGTGGAGGTGGTGGCCGCCGTGTCGCCTCGGGTGAGTCTGGTGCTCAAGGCGGACATCCGGCCGGGGTACACCGGTCAGCTCACCGCGAAGGTCGAGCGGATCGAACAGGCGTTAACGGACTGAGTTGAGGGCGCTGAGCACCTGCTCGTAGCGGTTCTCCCGCTCCGCGTGGCGCAGGAAGTGCACGCGGTCGACCAGGATCTCGTCGGCGTCCGGGGTGTCCTGGAGCAGCTGGATGGTCTCGTCGGCGTACTCGTCCAGCGGCATCGCGTGCTCGTCGTTCTCCTGGTTCAGGAGCGTGGTGCGGACGGCCGGCGGAACCACCTCGATCACCTGGATCGGCGTGTCCGCGAGCTGGATCCGCAGGCTCTGCGTGTAGCTGTGGATCGCGGCCTTGGTCGCGCTGTACGTCGGCGTGATCGTCAGCGGCACCGACGCCAGGCCGGACGAGACAGTCAGGATCGCCGGATCGGTCTGCCGCAGCAGGTACGGCGTGAACGCGGCGACGGTGCGGATCGTGCCGAGCAGGTTGATGTCGATGGTCTGCTCGGCGGCGTCGAGGTGGCCGGGGTCCTGGAGGTCCTCGACCTGCATGATGCCCGCCATCGTGATCAGCACGTTGACGTCGTGGGTCGCGGTCACCTGCTCGAAGGCCGCCTGGATCGACGCCGGGTCGGCGACGTCGAGCTGGACGCCGGCGATGCCGTCCTCGGCGGCGATTTGGTCGAGCAGGTCCTTGCGGCGGCCGCTGATGATCACGGTGTTGCCGAGGTCGCGGAACCGCCGGGCCAGCGCGAGGCCGATACCCGACGTACCGCCGGTCATGAAGATCGTGTTTCCTGTGGTTCGCATGTCTCCAGGCTGCGACTGGATGCCCGGGGCAACCAGGCTGCGCTCAGCCTCTGCTCGGCAAGCAGTGGATAACGCCGCGGCGGCGGGGACACTGGGGGTATGGAGTACGCCGACCTGTCCGACTTCCTGCGCAAACGCCGCGAGGCCCTGCAACCCGAGGACGTGGGCCTGCCGCGCGGTCGCCGGCGCCGTACGCCGGGACTCCGCCGGGAGGAGGTCGCGGCGCTCGCCTCGATGTCGGCCGACTACTACAGCCGGCTCGAAGGCGGCCGGGGCCCGCAGCCGTCGGTCGAGATGCTCGCCGCGATCGCCCGCGCGCTGCGGCTGACGCTCGAGGAGCGGGATCACCTGTTCCTGCTGGCCGGCCACGGTACGCCGCCGCGGGTCACGCGGGCCGACCACGTCGACCCGGGCATGCTGCGGATCCTCGACCGGCTGCAGGACACGCCCGCGATGCTGCTGAACCGGCACGGCGAGACGCTCGCGCAGACACCGGCGCACGTCGCGTTCGCCGGCGAGCAGACCAACCTCGACGGTTTCGAGCGCAGCGAGATCTACCGCTGGTTCGCGCACCCTGAAGGGCGGAGCCTGTACGCCGAGCCGGAACTCGGCACGCATTCCCGGATGCTCGTCTCGATGCTCCGGACGGTGGCGACCGTGGACGGGCCGAAATCGTATGCCGCGACGCTGGTCCAGGAGTTGCGGAAGGTCAGCCCGGAGTTCGTGGCGATCTGGGACGCGCACGAGGTCGTGGTCGCGCACAGCCGGACCAAGCGGTTCAGGCATCCGGTGGTCGGCGACCTGGAGCTGTACTGCGAGGTGATCGACAACCGCGACCAGCAGCAGACCCTGGTCGTCTTCACCGCGGAACCAGGCAGCGAGAGCGCGGTACGGCTACGGCTGCTCAGCGTGCTCGGAAGTCAGGCGATGAGCACCGATGACCGGGAATTGATCGAGGAACGCTGACGGGGGCCGAGCCGCGGGCTAGATTGCCGCGCATGAGAATCCTGCGTGTGGCCGCTCTCGCGGCAGGAGGTCTGTTGTTGATGGGTCAGGTCGTACCCGCTCAGGCGCACGGCGGATCGTCGTACCGGTGGGAGCTGACGCCGACCGGGACGACGGCGCAGTTCCGTGGGCTCGCGGCGGTCAGCAAGGACGTGGCCTGGGTGGGTGGCAGTCAGGGCACCGTGCTGCGCACGGTCGACGGCGGAAAACGCTGGCAGAACGTCAGTCCGAAGGGCGCGGAAACGCTGCAGTTCCGGGACGTCGAGGCGTTCGACGAGCAGCGCGCGGTCGCGCTGACGATCGGTCCCGGCGAGGACTCGCGGATCTACCGCACCGCGGACGGCGGGAAGTCCTGGACGGAAACTTTCCGGAACACGGACCCGAACGCGTTCTACGACTGCATCGCCTTCAACGACCGCAAGCACGGGCTGGCGCTGAGCGACCCGGTGGACGGGAAGTTCCGGATCGCCGCGACGGCCGACGGCGGAAAGTCGTGGAAGGTGCAGCCGAACGCCGGGATGCCGGCCGCGCTGCCGGGGGAGTTCGCGTTCGCGGCGAGCGGTACGTGCCTGGTGGCCGGGCATGGTCGTACGGCGTGGTTCGCGACCGGCGGCGGGGATCGGCCGCGGGTGTTCCGGACGGTCGACGGCGGCCGGAACTGGACGGTGACGGCCTCGCCGATGGCCAGTGGGGAAGCGGCCGGAATCTTCAGCCTCGCGTTCCGGAACACGTTGTTCGGGGTGGCGGTGGGCGGTGACTTCACCAAGCCGAACGAGGCCGTGAACGCCGCGTCGGTCACGTCCGACGGTGGTCGCACCTGGCAGCTGGTGCCGGCGGACAAGGCACCGAAGGGCTACCGCAGCGGCTCGCACTTCGTGCCGTGGTCGCCGTTCACCGTGATCGCGGTCGGCCCGTCCGGCAGCGACGTCAGCTTCGACGGCGGCCGCAGCTGGAAACAGTTCTACGACGGCAGCTTCGACAGCATCGAATGCGCGGGCCACGGCCTCCGAGCGGGTTGCTGGGCCTCCGGCGCCAAGGGCGCAGTAGCCCGCCTGGCCCACTGACCGACCATCCGCCCGGGAGGGGTGCGCGGGGACGGCGCATGAGCCGGCGTGCTGCTCACGCCCGTTCCACGCACCCGCTCCTCAACGTGGCGTTCAGGTGGGCGACACTCGGGTTTGGGGTGCTTGTCGTTGGTTTTCGGGAAGGATGGCGGCATGCGTAAATTGATGACCGTTCTGGTGGGACTTCTGATGGTGGTGCCTACGGTTGCGGCGGCGCGGCCTGATGCGGACGGGGCTCGGGACCGGCCGTTGACCGTGATGTCGTACAACATCCACCACGGTGCGGGCACCGACGGGGTGCTCGACCTCGAGCGGATCGCCGTACTGATCGAGCAGTCGGGGGCCGAGGTGGTCGGGCTGCAGGAGGTCGACCGGCACTGGTCCGAGCGGAGCAACTGGGTCGACCAACCGGCCTGGCTCGCGAACCGGCTCGGGATGCACTACGCGTACGCCGCCAACCTCGACCTGCCGCCGCTGAACCCGGGCGAGCCGCGCCGCCAGTACGGGACCGCGGTGCTGTCGAAGTACCCGATCCAGGACT containing:
- a CDS encoding MDR family MFS transporter codes for the protein MTTTSSPTPDSVGEVTTTLTPRQTVQAMSGLMMGMFVAILAGTVVSTALPRIIHDLGASQSSYTWVVTLELLTMTATVPLWGKLADLYNNKLLVQLSLGFFVIGSLVAGFAPNIEVLLGSRVLQGLGAGGLTALVQIVMAAIIPPRELGRYSGVFGAIFASATVGGPLLGGFLVDSPLGWRACFLVGVPFVLAAIVLLQRTLKLPTVRRDVKIDWWGAFLIMGGVSTLLVWSSFAGSKFEWVSGWSFGLVAVALGVLAAAVLVERRHPEPIIPMDLFRNRTVTLSIIASALVGVAMFGGSVFLAQYFQIAQGYSPTKAGLMSLPMILGMMIASTIAGGLITKYGRWKIYLVVGSVLLPIGLALFGTIDAHTSKYMLWAFMIVLGVGIGLVMQNLVLAAQNDVPARELGAATSAVSFFRSMGGTIGVSVLGAILANQVAETLNPGGASTGGGHAVPNIAELPPQIRTVVENAYGDATADLFMMSVPFAVLALIAVLFIKEKALLTTSGAERRAQEEPDILDA
- a CDS encoding thiamine-binding protein, which gives rise to MIVAFSISPSAGDETGGVSEAVAEAVRVVRASGLPNETNAMFTNIEGEWDEVMAVVKQAVEVVAAVSPRVSLVLKADIRPGYTGQLTAKVERIEQALTD
- a CDS encoding SDR family NAD(P)-dependent oxidoreductase: MRTTGNTIFMTGGTSGIGLALARRFRDLGNTVIISGRRKDLLDQIAAEDGIAGVQLDVADPASIQAAFEQVTATHDVNVLITMAGIMQVEDLQDPGHLDAAEQTIDINLLGTIRTVAAFTPYLLRQTDPAILTVSSGLASVPLTITPTYSATKAAIHSYTQSLRIQLADTPIQVIEVVPPAVRTTLLNQENDEHAMPLDEYADETIQLLQDTPDADEILVDRVHFLRHAERENRYEQVLSALNSVR
- a CDS encoding helix-turn-helix transcriptional regulator, whose amino-acid sequence is MEYADLSDFLRKRREALQPEDVGLPRGRRRRTPGLRREEVAALASMSADYYSRLEGGRGPQPSVEMLAAIARALRLTLEERDHLFLLAGHGTPPRVTRADHVDPGMLRILDRLQDTPAMLLNRHGETLAQTPAHVAFAGEQTNLDGFERSEIYRWFAHPEGRSLYAEPELGTHSRMLVSMLRTVATVDGPKSYAATLVQELRKVSPEFVAIWDAHEVVVAHSRTKRFRHPVVGDLELYCEVIDNRDQQQTLVVFTAEPGSESAVRLRLLSVLGSQAMSTDDRELIEER
- a CDS encoding oxidoreductase, which encodes MRILRVAALAAGGLLLMGQVVPAQAHGGSSYRWELTPTGTTAQFRGLAAVSKDVAWVGGSQGTVLRTVDGGKRWQNVSPKGAETLQFRDVEAFDEQRAVALTIGPGEDSRIYRTADGGKSWTETFRNTDPNAFYDCIAFNDRKHGLALSDPVDGKFRIAATADGGKSWKVQPNAGMPAALPGEFAFAASGTCLVAGHGRTAWFATGGGDRPRVFRTVDGGRNWTVTASPMASGEAAGIFSLAFRNTLFGVAVGGDFTKPNEAVNAASVTSDGGRTWQLVPADKAPKGYRSGSHFVPWSPFTVIAVGPSGSDVSFDGGRSWKQFYDGSFDSIECAGHGLRAGCWASGAKGAVARLAH